GCTGATTCAACTGAAAAACGATCAACTCGCCCGTTTGCAGGCTGAAAAAGGCGACACCAGCGGGGCGGCTGCGGCAGCGATGCCGGCTCAGTTGGCCGGTGATCCTGCGTCGACGTCTGCTGCCACAGCCACCGCGGCACCTGCCGCGCCTGCTGTCGAACCGGTCAAGCCTGAAGTGGCACCCGCTGCCACCCCGGAAGGTAAATTCAACGACCTGCTGACCAACCCGATCATCCTCGGTGTGGTTGGCGGTGCCGCCGGCCTGCTGGTGCTGTTGCTCCTGCTGTTGTGGGCACGTCATCGCAATGCCCGCCGCGAAGAGGAAAAACACCTGCGCATGGCGCGGGCCCTGGCTGAAGAGCCTGAGTTTGCCTCGAATATCGATCACGACCTGCCGCCGGACAGCTTTGAGGGGCTCGAAGTGCCACCGCCGAGCGTCAAGCTAGCAGCTGCGCCTGCGCCTGCACCAGTGGTTGAACCGGCCGTCGTGGTGCCTACCGTTGCTTCCGTGCTGGCGCCGCTGGCAGTTGCTGTCGCGCCGCAAAACTCTAGTGATGCGCTGGCACAAGCCCAGTCCCATATCGATCGTGGTCATCTGAACCAGGCGGCTGACGTGCTGGAGCAGGCAATCAAGCATGAGCCCAAGCGTAGCGATCTGCGTTTGAAGCTGATGGAGGTCTACGGCCTGCAGGGCGACAAGGACGGTTTTGTCACCCAGGAGCGTCAACTGGTGGCCAATGGCGACAACCACGCCCAGGTCGAGCAGCTCAAGTCGCGCTTCCCGGCCATGGCCGTGTTGGCGGCAGGTGTCAGCGCTGCGGTTGCTGCTGCTGCGTTGGACGCTCAATACGTCAAGGACCTGTTGGAAGACAAACCGGCTGCCCCGGCGCCAGAGCCAGAGGCATTCGACACTGATTTCGACCTGAGCCTGGACGATTTGGAAGCCGCATCGCCTGCCGAAGTCAAAGACGATCAGCAGACGTTTGAATCGCTTCTACAGGAGCAGACCGAAGCCAAGGTCAGCCCGGACGACTTGTCGGACTTCGACCTGGACCTGGATCTGCAATTGGATGCGCCAGCTTCGACGCGTTCGGACGATGACTTCCTCTCGGGTCTGGAAGACCAGATGAAAGATGTGTCCGCTGTCGAGCCGCCGACCCTGACTCCAGCGGCGCTGGATGATTTCGACCTGCCGGAAGATTTCGACCTGTCCCTGGCGGACGAGCCGGAAGTGGCCGCCCAGCCGGACGCCTTCGCGTCGGAACTGGATGATGTCAATGCTGAGCTGGATCGACTGTCCCAGAGCCTTGAGCATCCGTCCATCGAGCCATCCTTTACCGCTGAAGACGCGGCGTTGGGCGGGGATGAGCCGGAATTCGATTTCCTGTCGGGCACCGATGAGGTTGCCACCAAACTCGACCTGGCCCAGGCCTATATCGATATGGGTGATGCGGACGGCGCACGGGACATCTTGTCTGAAGTGTTGACCGAGGGTGATGAGTCCCAGCGTGGCGAGGCCAAGGAAATGCTCGGTCGATTGGCGTAATCATCGGTTGTTGGCGCGACGGCGACCTTTGGGTCGCCGTTTTGCTTTTCGTGGAAACCGGGCAAGCCAGCGTCCCTACAAATCGGCATAATGTGCGCCTTTGCGCAACTCATCAGGCTCTCAGTTCTTGGCAAATATAGATAACGCGGCCGCCGAAATGGCGGCTGCAGGCTTTACCGCATCGCCTTGGGCGTGGAATACAAAGGTTCTCGCTATCGCGGCTGGCAGCGTCAGGCATCCGGCGTGCTGACGGTGCAGGAAACCCTGGAAAAGGCGCTGTCGAAGGTCGCCGATTCGCCAGTATCGCTGATGTGCGCCGGGCGTACCGATGCCGGTGTGCATGCGTGCGGCCAGGTGGTGCACTTCGATACCCAGGCCGAACGCACGATGAAAGCGTGGGTGATGGGCGCTAATATCAATTTGCCCCATGACGTCAGCGTCAGTTGGGCCAAGGTCATGCCCGCGCATTTTCATGCGCGCTTCAAGGCCATCGCCCGGCGTTATCGCTATGTGATCTACAACGACCAGATTCGCCCGGCGCACCTGAACGAAGAAATTACCTGGAACCACCGCCCGCTAGACGCCGAGCGCATGGCCGAGGCCGCGCAGCACCTGGTGGGTGTGCATGATTTCAGTGCCTTCCGCGCCGGCCAGTGCCAGGCCAAGTCGCCGATCAAGGAAGTCCACCACCTGCGGGTAACCCGCCACGGCAAGATGATTGTGCTGGATATCCGCGCCGGGCGTTCCTGCACCATATGGTGCGCAACATTGCCGGGGTATTGATGACTATCGGCACCGGCGAACGCCCGGTGGAGTGGGCCAAGGAAGTACTGGAAAGCCGTATTCGTCGTACCGGCGGTGTGACGGCGCATCCATTCGGCCTGTATCTGGTGGATGTGGAGTACCGCGACGAGTTCGAGCTGCCGGAACGTTTCATCGGGCCACACTTCCTCACAGGTTTCAGCGAACTTGGCGGCTGACGCCCGGAAAAGCTTTTGTTACCATCCGGGACTTTCTCGGTCCAATCCCTGGGGTTTTCACGATATGCCAGCCGTTCGCAGCAAGATTTGCGGGATTACCCGCATAGAAGACGCGCTGGCGGCAGTCGCGGCGGGGGCGGATGCGATCGGCTTTGTGTTTTATGCCAAGAGTCCGCGGGCGGTGAACGTGTTGCAGGCTCGGGCGATCATTGCTGCACTGCCGCCGTTTGTGACCACCGTCGGGTTGTTCGTCAACGCCAGCCGCTGTGAACTCAACGAAACCCTGGATGCCGTACCGCTGGACATGCTGCAGTTTCACGGTGACGAAAGTCCTGATGAGTGTGAGAGCTACCAACGCCCGTACATCAAGGCGCTGCGCGTAAAGGCCGGGGATGACATCGCCGCTGCCTGTGCTGCCTACACCGGCGCTCGCGGAATTCTGCTGGATACCTATGTCGAAGGCGTGCCCGGTGGTACCGGTGAGGCGTTTGACTGGACGCTGATTCCCGAGGGCTTGAGCAAGCCGATCATCCTGGCCGGGGGCTCAACCCCGCGAATGTCGGGGCGGCGATCGAGCAGGTTCGTCCGTATGCCGTGGATGTCAGCGGTGGGGTAGAGCAGGGCAAGGGCATCAAGGATCACAACAAGATTCGCGCATTCATGCAGGCTGTGCGCGACAGCAGTGTCGGGATGTGACGGCTGGCAGTCTGCCGCCGTCCATAACTACCACTGTGTAAAACAGCCCGGCGCCGCCTGTGAGTGGCCCGGAAACGAAGTGGCAACCCTGCTCCGCAGGTTGTCTGGAAGGCTAAGGGCGCATGCGGGAAAAGGCAGGTCGAACGTCTGACCCCGTCCTGCATGCGTCATCGCCACATATGAATTTAGCTCAAGGGCATACGCGGGGCTGTGTTCAAGCCACCGGTACTGGAGAAAGAAAGCATGAGCAACTGGTTAGTAGACAAACTGATCCCTTCGATCATGCGTTCCGAGGTGAAAAAAGCTCGGTTCCTGAAGGTCTGTGGCATAAATGCCCATCCTGCGACGCGGTGCTGTATCGCCCGGAGCTGGAAAAGACCCTGGACGTTTGCCCTAAGTGCAACCACCACATGCGTATCGGCGCCCGCGCCCGCATCGACATCTTCCTCGACGCCGACGGCCGTAACGAGCTGGGCGCAGACCTGGAGCCGGTTGACCGTCTCAAGTTCCGCGACAGCAAGAAGTACAAGGACCGTCTGGTCGGCGCGCAGAAGCAGACCGGCGAGAAAGACGCACTGATCTCCGTCAGCGGCAAGCTGCTGGGCATGCCGGTGGTGGTCTCGGCGTTCGAGTTCTCCTTCATGGGCGGTTCCATGGGTGCCATCGTCGGTGAGCGTTTTGTTCGCGCCGCCAACTACGCCCTGGAAAATCGTTGCCCGATGATCTGCTTCGCCGCCTCCGGTGGTGCGCGGATGCAGGAAGCCCTGATCTCGCTGATGCAAATGGCCAAGACCTCTGCGGTGCTGGCGCGTCTGCGTGAAGAAGGTATCCCGTTCATCTCCGTGCTGACCGACCCGGTCTACGGCGGCGTTTCCGCGAGCCTGGCGATGTTGGGTGACGTGATCGTCGGCGAGCCAAAGGCCCTGATCGGCTTTGCTGGCCCGCGTGTGATCGAGCAGACCGTGCGCGAAAAGCTGCCGGAAGGCTTCCAGCGTAGCGAGTTCCTGCTGGAGCACGGTGCCATCGACCTGATCATCCCGCGCGGTGAGCTGCGTCCACGCCTGGGCAACCTGCTGGCGCAAATGATGGGTTTGCCGACGCCTGTGTACGTCGCGCCTAAAGTTGAACCGATCGTCGTGCCGCCGGTGCCTGCAAACCTATGACCCAACGTACCCTCGGCGAATGGCTCGCCTACCTTGAGCAGTTGCATCCGTCCGCCATCGACATGGGCCTGGAGCGCTCGCAACAGGTAGCGGCCCGCAGGTTGGGCCGCCCGGCGCCGCGAGTAATCACGGTGACCGGCACCAACGGCAAAGGCTCTACCTGCGCCTTTGTCGCCGCGCTGCTGCAAGCCCAAGGGCTGAAAGTCGGCGTGTACAATTCCCCGCACTTGCTGCGTTACAACGAGCGGGTGCAGCTCAATGGCGTCGAAGCCACTGACGAGCAACTCTGTGAAGCCTTCGCCGCACTCGATGCCGGGCGTGGCGAGATTTCCTGACTTATTTCGAGATGGGCACCCTGGCGGCGTTCTGGCTGTTCGAGCGTGCGCAACTGGATGTGGTCGTTCTGGAAGTCGGCCTGGGCGGGCGTCTGGACACGGTCAACGTGGTGGATGCCGACGTCGCGCTGGTGACCAGCATCGGTGTGGACCATGCCGATTACCTGGGCAATACCCGCGAGTCTGTGGCCTATGAAAAGGCCGGGATCTTCCGTCAGGGCAAGCCGGCGCTGTGTGGTGATATTGACCCGCCACATACCTTGCTCGACAAGGTGCGCGAACTGGATTGCCCGTTTTTCTTGCGGGGCCGCGAGTTCAATCTTGAAATCGGTGATCGGCACTGGCAATGGCGCGGTCAGGATGCAAGTGGTCAGTCGGTAGAGTTACGCGACCTGCCGCTGCTCAACCTGCCCATGGAAAACGCCGCGCTCGCGCTGCAGGCCTACTTGCTGTTGGACCTGCCGTGGAATGCCGGGCAGATTGCCGCGACCTTGCAGGCGACCCGTGTGGTCGGGCGCCTGGATCGTCGCGCATTCGAATGGCAGGGCAAGCGCCTGAACTTGTTGTTGGATGTTGGGCATAACCCTCATGCGGCTGAATACCTGGCGCAACGCTTGTCGCGCACGCCGCCGGTCGGTCGTCGCCTTGCAGTGTTTGGTTTGCTGGCCGATAAGGACTTGGAGGGTGTGGTTGCGCCTTTGCTTGTTAATGTCGAGGCTTGGGCCGTGGCGCCGCTGGATTCGCCGCGCAGTCGCCCGGCCGCCGAGCTGGAGGTTGCTTTGCAGAACCTTGGTGCGCCTGTGGCGTCGTATGCAAGCGTTACCGCTGCCCTTGAGGCACAGTGCGCGCTTGCCACGCCTGACGACGAAATTCTGTTGTTCGGATCATTTTATTGTGTTGCCGAGGCGCTAGAGTGGTTGGCCCGGCGCTCCACGGAGGAAGCTGCACATGGCATTACTGGATAGCGCTTACAAGCAGCGGATGGTCGGAGCCCTGGTTCTGGTGGCGTTGGCAGTGATCTTCTTGCCGATGTTGTTTTCCCGTCAGGACGAAGAGCGCCAGGTCATCGTCGAGGCGCCTACCGCGCCACAGGCGCCAGCGGTGCCGCAAGTGCAGGTTGAGCCCGTGGTAGTGCCCGAGCCGCAGGCCTTGCCGGAAGATGAGCCGGTTCCGAGTGCTGATGAAGTGGCGGCGCAGCAGGCGCCGTCTATGCCCGTGCAGCCAAGCGTACCGGTGGTCAAGCCGGCACCCGCGCCGACCGTAGCGGCCAAGCCCGCTGCGCCGGCGCCGGCACCAAGCCAGTGGCGCCGCAGCCTGCTGCGCCAGGTAAGCCGGACGTGGGTCAAAGCCGTATCGACCCTAATGGCCTGCCGATCAGCTGGTCGATCCAGGTCGCAAGCCTCGGCAATCGTGATGGTGCCGAGGCGCTGCAAAAAAGCTGCGTAGTCAGGGCTATAACGCCTATATCCGCAGTGCGGATGGTAAGAACCGGGTATTTATCGGGCCGCTGATTGAGCGTGCCGAGGCGGATCGCCTGCGGGATTTGCTGGATCGCCAGCAGAATCTGAAGGGGTTCGTGACTCGCTTCCAGCCTGAGCGCGGCTGATTTTCGCGAGTTCCAGTTGGAATGCAGGTCAAAAGTGGGAGCTGGCTTGCCTGCGATGGCGGTGGTGCAGTCGACAGTGATGTTGAATGTGCTGGCCTCATCGCAGGCAAAGCCAGCTCCCACATTGGTTTTAGGGTGGGGTTGAAATGGAGTTGGCACGCCACAAACTACTGATTTGCAAGGCATCGACAATCACCGCTTACCGATAGCCCAGCGCTCTGCTAAAATGCGCCGCCTTATCTGTCCGTAGGCTCAAACGTGCCATTTACCTGGGTTGATTGGGCGATTGTTGCAATCGTCGCCATCTCCGCTTTGATCAGTCTAAGCCGCGGCTTCGTAAAAGAAGCACTGTCGTTGCTGACCTGGATCATTGCAGGAGTCGTAGCCTGGATGTTCGGTGGTTCACTGTCGGTCTACCTGGCTGGATACATCGAGACACCTTCGGCTCGCGTCATCGCGGGCTGCGCCATCATGTTCATCGCCACGCTGCTGGTGGGGGCAATGGTCAATTATCTTATTGGCGAGTTGATACGTGTCACCGGCCTCTCCGGGACCGATCGATTTCTCGGCATGGCCTTCGGTGCTGCGCGAGGCGCGTTACTGGTGGTTGTGGCGGTCGGGCTGTTGAGCCTGGGGCCAGTACAGCAGGATTCGTGGTGGCAGGAGTCTGTACTCGTGCCAAAATTTCTATTGGTTGCAGATTGGTCCAAGAACCTCATTTTGGGGTGGAGCAGTCAGTGGCTGGCCAGCGGAATCAGCGTACCCGCTGATCTTCCGTTCAAGGAACACCTCTTGCCGGCCAAAACGCCTCAGTAAGCTGTGTTCAGTCAAGATTCATTAAGTAGGGGTTGCGTCGCATGTGTGGCATCGTCGGTATCGTCGGTAAGTCGAACGTCAATCAGGCGCTGTATGACGCGCTAACCGTCCTCCAGCACCGCGGCCAGGACGCTGCCGGTATTGTGACCAGCCACGACGGCCGGTTATTCCTGCGCAAGGACAATGGCCTGGTACGTGACGTGTTCCACCAGCGTCACATGCAGCGCCTGGTCGGGCATATGGGCATTGGCCATGTGCGTTACCCGACTGCGGGTAGCTCGACTTCGGCCGAAGCTCAGCCGTTTTACGTCAACTCGCCTTACGGCATTACCTTGGCGCACAACGGTAACCTGACCAACGTTGAGCAGCTGGCCAAGGAGATTTACGAATCTGACCTGCGCCACGTCAACACCAGTTCCGACTCGGAAGTGCTGCTTAACGTGTTCGCCCACGAACTGGCCCAGCGCGGCAAGTTGCAGCCAACCGAAGAAGATGTGTTCGCTGCCGTGACTGACGTGCACAACCGTTGCGTGGGTGGTTATGCGGTAGTGGCCATGGTCACCGGTTATGGCATCGTCGGCTTCCGTGACCCGCACGGCATCCGTCCGATCGTATTCGGCCAGCGTCACACCGACGAAGGCGTCGAGTACATGATCGCTTCCGAAAGCGTGTCCCTGGACGTGCTCGGCTTTACCCTGATCCGTGACCTCGCGCCGGGCGAAGCGGTGTACATCACCGAAGACGGCAAGCTGCACACCCGGCAGTGCGCCGTGGCACCGAAACTGACCCCGTGCATCTTCGAACACGTGTACCTGGCGCGTCCGGACTCGATCATCGACGGCGTTTCCGTGTACAAGGCGCGTCTGCGCATGGGTGAGAAGCTGGCCGAAAAGATCCTGCGTGAGCGTCCTGAGCACGACATCGACGTGGTCATCCCTATCCCGGACACCAGCCGCACCGCTGCGCTGGAGCTGGCAAACCACCTGGGTGTCAAGTTCCGCGAAGGCTTCGTGAAGAACCGCTACATCGGCCGTACGTTCATCATGCCGGGCCAGGCGGCGCGCAAGAAGTCGGTGCGCCAGAAGCTCAACGCCATCGAGCTGGAGTTCCGCGGCAAGAACGTGATGCTGGTGGACGACTCCATCGTGCGCGGCACCACGTGCAAGCAGATTATCCAGATGGCCCGCGAAGCCGGCGCGAAGAACGTGTACTTCTGTTCCGCGGCGCCTGCCGTACGTTATCCGAACGTATATGGCATCGACATGCCAAGCGCTCACGAACTGATTGCCCACAACCGCACCACCCAGGATGTGGCCGACCTGATCGGCGCCGACTGGCTGATCTACCAGGACCTGCCGGACCTGATCGAAGCGGTTGGCGGTGGCAAGATCAAGATCGACCAGTTCGACTGCGCCGTGTTCGACGGCAAGTACGTGACCGGTGACGTCGATGAGGCCTACCTGAACAAGATCGAGCAGGCGCGTAACGACTCGTCGAAGATCAAGACCCAGGCGGTCAGCGCGATCATCGACCTGTACAACAACTGGTAGACACCGGCCCTGAGGGGCCGGTGTTGTATCTTAAATCAAGAATCGAGTAAGGAGTGGCAGCATGAGTCAGGAATGGGATGCCGGTCGGTTGGACAGCGACCTCGATGGCGTAGCTTTCGATACCCTGGCTGTGCGTGCCGGCCAGCACCGTACGCCGGAAGGTGAGCACGGTGATCCGATGTTCTTCACCTCCAGTTATGTATTCCGCACCGCTGCGGATGCCGCCGCACGCTTTGCTGGCGAGGTGCCGGGCAATGTGTATTCGCGCTACACCAACCCGACTGTGCGTGCGTTCGAAGAGCGCATCGCCGCGCTGGAGGGGCGGAGCAGGCCGTTGCCACGGCGACAGGCATGGCAGCGATCCTGGCAGTGGTGATGAGTCTTTGCAGTGCTGGCGACCATGTGTTGGTGTCGCGCAGCGTGTTCGGTTCGACCATCAGCCTGTTCGAGAAGTACTTCAAGCGCTTTGGTATCGAAGTGGACTACGTGCCCCTGGCGGATCTTTCCGGTTGGGATGCGGCGATCAAGGCCAATACCAAGCTGTTGTTCGTCGAGTCGCCGTCCAACCCGTTGGCCGAATTGGTGGATATTGCTGCGTTGTCCGAAGTGGCTCACGCCAAGGGCGCGATGCTGGTGGTGGACAACTGCTTCTGCACCCCGGCACTGCAGCAGCCGCTGAAGCTGGGTGCGGACATCGTCGTGCATTCGGCTACCAAGTTTATCGACGGCCAGGGTCGTTGCATGGGTGGCGTGGTTGCTGGGCGCAGTGACCAGATGAAAGAAATTGTCGGCTTCCTGCGCACCGCTGGCCCGACCTTGAGCCCGTTCAATGCGTGGATCTTCCTCAAGGGCCTGGAAACCCTCAGCCTGCGCATGAAGGCCCACTGCGCCAACGCTCAGGCGCTGGCCGAGTGGCTGGAGCAG
The Pseudomonas poae DNA segment above includes these coding regions:
- a CDS encoding peptidoglycan-binding protein, which encodes MVQVRKLVLAIAAASALSSGMAQALQLGEMTLKSKLNQPLSVEIELLDVGGLTASEITPSLASSQAFVDAGVDRQAFLNDLTFTPVINPSGRSVVRVTSSKPLPDSYVRFLLQVQWPNGRLMRDYSVLLDPAKFEQPAPAAAAPAPRLSAPASTAPAGSKAAQHTTTSRDTLWEIAEKNRNGASVQQTMLAIQALNPDAFIDGNINRLKTGQVLRLPDRVQATSLPQSQALAEVTAQNAAWRQGRRSATNQAAGKQQLDATKRTQPGNAPSSTSAKDNLSLVSAEAAKKGAKGKAGDSSSLNDKLAMTQEQLDTTRRDNEELKSRAADLQSQLDKLQKLIQLKNDQLARLQAEKGDTSGAAAAAMPAQLAGDPASTSAATATAAPAAPAVEPVKPEVAPAATPEGKFNDLLTNPIILGVVGGAAGLLVLLLLLLWARHRNARREEEKHLRMARALAEEPEFASNIDHDLPPDSFEGLEVPPPSVKLAAAPAPAPVVEPAVVVPTVASVLAPLAVAVAPQNSSDALAQAQSHIDRGHLNQAADVLEQAIKHEPKRSDLRLKLMEVYGLQGDKDGFVTQERQLVANGDNHAQVEQLKSRFPAMAVLAAGVSAAVAAAALDAQYVKDLLEDKPAAPAPEPEAFDTDFDLSLDDLEAASPAEVKDDQQTFESLLQEQTEAKVSPDDLSDFDLDLDLQLDAPASTRSDDDFLSGLEDQMKDVSAVEPPTLTPAALDDFDLPEDFDLSLADEPEVAAQPDAFASELDDVNAELDRLSQSLEHPSIEPSFTAEDAALGGDEPEFDFLSGTDEVATKLDLAQAYIDMGDADGARDILSEVLTEGDESQRGEAKEMLGRLA
- a CDS encoding CvpA family protein — its product is MPFTWVDWAIVAIVAISALISLSRGFVKEALSLLTWIIAGVVAWMFGGSLSVYLAGYIETPSARVIAGCAIMFIATLLVGAMVNYLIGELIRVTGLSGTDRFLGMAFGAARGALLVVVAVGLLSLGPVQQDSWWQESVLVPKFLLVADWSKNLILGWSSQWLASGISVPADLPFKEHLLPAKTPQ
- a CDS encoding amidophosphoribosyltransferase, which encodes MCGIVGIVGKSNVNQALYDALTVLQHRGQDAAGIVTSHDGRLFLRKDNGLVRDVFHQRHMQRLVGHMGIGHVRYPTAGSSTSAEAQPFYVNSPYGITLAHNGNLTNVEQLAKEIYESDLRHVNTSSDSEVLLNVFAHELAQRGKLQPTEEDVFAAVTDVHNRCVGGYAVVAMVTGYGIVGFRDPHGIRPIVFGQRHTDEGVEYMIASESVSLDVLGFTLIRDLAPGEAVYITEDGKLHTRQCAVAPKLTPCIFEHVYLARPDSIIDGVSVYKARLRMGEKLAEKILRERPEHDIDVVIPIPDTSRTAALELANHLGVKFREGFVKNRYIGRTFIMPGQAARKKSVRQKLNAIELEFRGKNVMLVDDSIVRGTTCKQIIQMAREAGAKNVYFCSAAPAVRYPNVYGIDMPSAHELIAHNRTTQDVADLIGADWLIYQDLPDLIEAVGGGKIKIDQFDCAVFDGKYVTGDVDEAYLNKIEQARNDSSKIKTQAVSAIIDLYNNW